A genomic stretch from Thauera sp. GDN1 includes:
- the ureC gene encoding urease subunit alpha: MTRISRAAYAEMFGLTVGDRLRLADTELVIEVEKDYTIYGEEVKFGGGKVIRDGMGQGQGVAADVADTIITNALIVDAVAGIVKADVGLKDGRIWKIGKGGNPDIQPGVTISVGAGTEVIAGEGMILTAGGIDSHIHWICPQQIEEALSSGVTTMLGGGTGPATGTFATTCTPGPWHIHRMLEAAEAFPMNLGFFGKGNASLPAPLKEQVQAGVIGLKLHEDWGTTPAAIDNCLTVADEMDIQVAIHTDTLNESGFVETTLAAFKGRTIHTFHTEGAGGGHAPDIIKAISRPNVLPSSINPTRPYTVNTIDEHLDMLMVCHHLDPAIAEDVAFAESRIRRETIAAEDILHDSGAFSMMSSDSQAMGRVGEVVIRTWQTAHKMKLQRGWLAPKRGAAAAVPEAVAVVEGSTANDNFRVKRYIAKYTINPAITHGISDVVGSIEPGKLADLVLWRPAFFGVKPSLILKGGMIAAAAMGDPNASIPTPQPVHYRPMFGSFGRALRTSVTFVSQAALANPEVAALGLRKPLVAVRGCRKVTKADMVLNDATPQIEVDPETYIVRADGEHLACEPAEVLPLAQRYFLF, translated from the coding sequence ATGACGAGGATCTCGCGAGCCGCCTATGCGGAGATGTTCGGCCTCACGGTGGGCGACCGGCTGCGGCTGGCCGATACCGAGCTGGTGATCGAGGTCGAGAAGGACTACACGATCTACGGCGAGGAGGTGAAGTTCGGCGGCGGCAAGGTGATCCGCGACGGCATGGGCCAGGGCCAGGGCGTGGCCGCCGACGTGGCCGACACCATCATCACCAATGCGCTGATCGTCGATGCGGTGGCTGGCATCGTGAAGGCGGATGTGGGCCTCAAGGACGGGCGCATCTGGAAGATCGGCAAGGGTGGCAACCCGGACATCCAGCCCGGGGTCACCATCTCGGTCGGCGCCGGCACCGAGGTGATCGCCGGCGAGGGCATGATCCTCACCGCCGGCGGCATCGACAGCCACATCCACTGGATCTGCCCGCAGCAGATCGAGGAGGCGCTGAGCTCGGGCGTCACCACCATGCTCGGCGGTGGCACCGGGCCGGCGACCGGCACCTTCGCCACCACCTGCACGCCGGGGCCATGGCACATCCACCGCATGCTGGAGGCGGCCGAGGCGTTTCCGATGAACCTCGGCTTCTTCGGCAAGGGCAACGCCAGCCTGCCGGCGCCGCTGAAGGAGCAGGTGCAGGCGGGCGTCATCGGCCTCAAGCTGCACGAGGACTGGGGCACGACGCCGGCGGCGATCGACAACTGCCTGACCGTGGCCGACGAGATGGACATCCAGGTCGCCATCCACACCGACACGCTCAACGAATCCGGCTTCGTCGAGACCACGCTGGCCGCGTTCAAGGGCCGCACGATCCACACCTTCCACACCGAAGGCGCGGGCGGCGGCCATGCGCCGGACATCATCAAGGCCATCAGCCGGCCCAACGTGCTGCCGTCCTCGATCAACCCGACGCGGCCGTACACGGTCAACACCATCGACGAGCACCTCGACATGCTGATGGTGTGCCACCACCTCGACCCCGCGATCGCCGAGGACGTGGCCTTCGCGGAGTCGCGCATCCGGCGCGAGACCATCGCCGCCGAGGACATCCTGCACGACAGCGGCGCGTTCTCGATGATGTCGTCCGACTCCCAGGCCATGGGCCGGGTCGGCGAGGTGGTGATCCGCACCTGGCAGACCGCGCACAAGATGAAGCTGCAGCGCGGCTGGCTGGCGCCGAAGCGCGGCGCTGCAGCGGCGGTGCCGGAAGCGGTCGCGGTGGTCGAGGGCAGCACCGCCAACGACAACTTCCGCGTCAAGCGCTACATCGCCAAATACACCATCAACCCGGCGATCACCCATGGCATCAGCGATGTCGTGGGCTCGATCGAGCCCGGCAAGCTCGCCGACCTGGTGCTGTGGCGGCCGGCCTTCTTCGGCGTCAAGCCGAGCCTGATCCTCAAGGGCGGCATGATCGCGGCGGCGGCGATGGGCGACCCGAATGCGTCGATCCCGACCCCGCAGCCGGTGCATTACCGGCCGATGTTCGGCAGCTTCGGGCGCGCGCTGAGGACCTCGGTGACCTTCGTGTCGCAGGCCGCGCTCGCCAATCCCGAGGTCGCCGCACTCGGGCTGCGCAAGCCGCTGGTCGCGGTGCGGGGCTGCCGCAAGGTGACGAAGGCCGACATGGTGCTGAACGACGCCACGCCGCAGATCGAGGTCGACCCCGAGACCTACATCGTGCGCGCCGACGGCGAGCATCTCGCCTGCGAGCCCGCCGAGGTGCTGCCGCTGGCGCAGCGCTACTTCCTGTTCTAG
- a CDS encoding MFS transporter, which produces MESPEMARKRRTTIFWVIALAFVGLVFDGYDLVVYGAVLPGFMGPDAAKWIGDRALTPQEAGMLGSYAMIGMMLGALVAGTLGDLIGRRKVMIASIAWFSIGMAVSSMTETVTAFGLWRFITGLGVGALAGTTGAMAAEFAPPGKKNLATAFTYAGIPLGSLLSALLAIFLLPVIGWRGMFLLGALPLVTLLPLAIWKLPESVAWLAARGRLDEARKVSERTGVPIPEAEIKPQQSAAANAADARAGWAGLFTVYLVPAIVIGFVSAFCLLLVYSLNTWLPKIMLPIMGQNGSLALLLVLNAGAMVGTLYGSTLADKHSPQRIVALGFLVGALAMGAIGLLAATIDVPAVAKAGEVQQLADVSGLIVALLLLTIAITGLGTSGTQTLIYGLAANYYRTNVRGAGVAWTAAFGRIGGIFGPIFGAFLAVKFAGELHSIFYVLGGISLIGLVLTLIIPKSKAAAVAQAVAPTTAPAAAVSAGKSRLYGTIMAVVDHTGNKLTRARVSEFVSLTGAKVHLVYLAPEHVLSAEVSETDKAVDPKHVANLQEYVNEVNAQGVPAEGQILTATLFGRGRAVVDLAEQLRCDLIILNTEEGGQRAKAELAQEVASQNPKMAVLIARSTQ; this is translated from the coding sequence ATGGAAAGCCCGGAAATGGCGCGCAAGCGGCGCACCACCATTTTCTGGGTGATCGCCCTGGCCTTCGTCGGCCTGGTTTTCGACGGTTATGACCTCGTCGTCTACGGCGCCGTCCTGCCCGGCTTCATGGGTCCGGACGCAGCCAAGTGGATCGGCGACCGTGCGCTGACGCCGCAAGAGGCCGGGATGCTCGGCTCCTACGCGATGATCGGCATGATGCTCGGCGCCCTGGTCGCCGGCACCCTGGGCGACCTGATCGGCCGCCGCAAGGTCATGATCGCCTCCATCGCCTGGTTCTCGATCGGCATGGCGGTGTCGTCCATGACCGAGACGGTCACCGCCTTCGGCCTGTGGCGCTTCATCACCGGTCTGGGCGTCGGCGCGCTGGCCGGCACCACGGGCGCGATGGCGGCCGAATTCGCGCCTCCGGGGAAGAAGAACCTGGCCACCGCCTTCACCTATGCGGGCATTCCGCTGGGCTCGCTGCTGTCGGCCCTGCTGGCGATCTTCCTGCTGCCGGTGATCGGCTGGCGCGGCATGTTCCTGCTCGGCGCGCTGCCGCTGGTGACCCTGCTGCCGCTGGCGATCTGGAAGCTGCCCGAGTCGGTCGCCTGGCTGGCCGCTCGCGGCCGCCTGGATGAAGCGCGCAAGGTGTCCGAGCGCACCGGTGTGCCCATCCCCGAGGCCGAGATCAAGCCGCAGCAGAGCGCGGCGGCCAATGCCGCCGACGCGCGTGCGGGCTGGGCGGGCCTGTTCACCGTGTATCTCGTCCCGGCCATCGTCATCGGCTTCGTTTCGGCGTTCTGCCTGCTGCTGGTCTATTCGCTGAACACCTGGCTGCCGAAGATCATGCTGCCGATCATGGGCCAGAACGGATCGCTGGCATTGCTGCTGGTGCTCAACGCCGGCGCGATGGTGGGCACCCTGTACGGCTCCACCCTGGCCGACAAGCACAGCCCGCAGCGCATCGTGGCGCTCGGTTTCCTGGTCGGCGCGCTGGCCATGGGGGCCATCGGTCTGCTCGCCGCCACCATCGACGTCCCGGCGGTTGCCAAGGCCGGTGAGGTGCAGCAACTTGCCGACGTCAGCGGGCTCATCGTGGCGCTGCTGCTGCTCACGATCGCGATCACCGGTCTGGGCACCTCGGGGACGCAGACGCTGATCTACGGCCTCGCCGCCAACTATTACCGCACCAACGTGCGTGGCGCGGGTGTCGCCTGGACCGCTGCCTTCGGCCGTATCGGCGGTATCTTCGGCCCGATCTTCGGTGCCTTCCTGGCAGTCAAGTTCGCGGGCGAACTGCACAGCATCTTCTACGTGCTAGGTGGCATCAGCCTCATCGGCCTGGTCCTCACCCTGATCATTCCGAAGAGCAAGGCCGCAGCGGTCGCCCAGGCGGTGGCTCCGACCACCGCACCGGCCGCGGCGGTGTCCGCCGGCAAGTCCCGCCTCTACGGCACCATCATGGCCGTGGTCGATCACACCGGTAACAAGCTGACCCGCGCCCGCGTCTCGGAGTTCGTGTCGCTGACCGGTGCGAAGGTCCACCTCGTGTATCTGGCGCCCGAGCACGTCCTGTCCGCCGAGGTGAGCGAGACCGACAAGGCCGTCGATCCGAAGCACGTGGCGAACCTGCAGGAGTATGTGAACGAGGTCAACGCCCAGGGCGTCCCGGCCGAAGGCCAGATCCTGACCGCCACGCTGTTCGGTCGCGGTCGGGCGGTGGTCGACCTGGCCGAGCAGCTGCGCTGCGACCTGATCATCCTCAACACCGAGGAAGGCGGCCAGCGGGCCAAGGCCGAGCTCGCGCAGGAGGTGGCCAGCCAGAACCCGAAGATGGCGGTGCTGATCGCACGCTCGACGCAGTAA
- the ureA gene encoding urease subunit gamma: MELTPREKDKLLIFTAGLLAERRRARGLRLNYPEAVALITCAILEGARDGRTVAELMSFGATLLTREEVMEGVAEMIPDIQVEATFPDGTKLVTVHEPIV; this comes from the coding sequence ATGGAACTGACACCACGCGAGAAGGACAAGCTGCTGATCTTCACCGCCGGCCTGCTGGCCGAGCGCCGGCGCGCGCGCGGGCTGAGGCTGAACTACCCGGAGGCGGTGGCGCTGATCACCTGCGCGATCCTGGAAGGTGCGCGCGACGGACGCACGGTGGCGGAGCTGATGAGCTTCGGGGCGACGCTGCTGACGCGGGAAGAGGTGATGGAGGGGGTGGCGGAGATGATTCCGGACATCCAGGTGGAGGCGACGTTTCCGGATGGGACGAAGCTGGTGACCGTGCATGAGCCGATCGTTTGA
- the dmpH gene encoding 2-oxo-3-hexenedioate decarboxylase, which produces MALTLDQATIAKLAEHLENAELQAYDVTKITDDYPNMDWDDAYAIQDEIKRRKEARGNKVAGLKAGLTSRAKMKQMGVETPVFGFIADYMSVPDGGEVKFDELIHPKVEAEICVVTKAPLRGPGCHIGNVMAAIDFVLPAVEVIDSRYRDFKFDLKSVIADNTSSARFVIGGNMRDLGELDLPTLGVVLEINGEVVSMAAGAAVLGNPLVAIAMMANELGKRGQEIPAGTFIMTGGVTEAIPVKKGDNVNVRFQDLGNVSFRFV; this is translated from the coding sequence ATGGCACTCACCCTCGACCAGGCGACCATCGCCAAGCTCGCCGAGCACCTCGAAAACGCCGAGCTGCAGGCGTACGACGTCACCAAGATCACCGACGACTACCCCAACATGGACTGGGATGACGCCTACGCCATCCAGGACGAGATCAAGCGCCGCAAGGAAGCCCGCGGCAACAAGGTCGCCGGCCTCAAGGCGGGCCTGACCTCGCGCGCCAAGATGAAGCAGATGGGCGTCGAGACCCCGGTGTTCGGTTTCATCGCCGACTACATGTCGGTGCCGGACGGCGGCGAAGTGAAGTTCGACGAGCTGATCCACCCCAAGGTCGAAGCCGAGATCTGCGTCGTCACCAAGGCCCCGCTGCGCGGCCCCGGCTGCCACATCGGCAACGTCATGGCGGCGATCGACTTCGTGCTGCCGGCCGTCGAAGTGATCGACTCGCGCTATCGCGACTTCAAGTTCGACCTCAAGAGCGTGATCGCCGACAACACCTCGTCGGCCCGCTTCGTGATCGGCGGCAACATGCGCGACCTCGGCGAGCTCGACCTGCCGACGCTGGGCGTGGTGCTCGAGATCAACGGCGAAGTCGTGTCGATGGCCGCCGGCGCCGCCGTGCTCGGCAACCCGCTGGTCGCGATCGCGATGATGGCCAACGAACTCGGCAAGCGCGGCCAGGAAATCCCGGCCGGCACCTTCATCATGACCGGCGGCGTCACCGAAGCCATCCCGGTCAAGAAGGGTGACAACGTCAACGTCCGCTTCCAGGACCTCGGCAACGTGTCGTTCCGCTTCGTCTGA
- a CDS encoding sulfatase-like hydrolase/transferase, protein MRVGKPIRFLAILAGCLLYAIPRWLHEEFGRVSIDQVLYHLRFGSEGVLSSDPEIIHRFLWSGLALPLGLALLLWGLDAWVRYLRAHPEAWPRPWLRLAWQRLLAMLRHAAHHTLPRIVPLVVLGAGVAFFVDSFSVARYVRGHFGEDYFADAYVDPARITFERGRKPPKSLVLIYVESLENTYSDPALFGRDLLQRLNALKALPGVVSFDSYRELMGAHFTIASLVSTQCGVPLKSVAMFSGNDVGEKVERYLPRASCLGDILAARGYRNVFLNGSSLAFAGVGKFFSDHRYDRVMGREEWIAAGEPPGGMSGWGLRDDALFRRARGELDQLMKSRKPFNLTVLTIDTHHPYGHLSPECARRGHQDFEGIVECTADLVAEFVEYIIARGWLNRVAIVVQGDHLAMGNTSYGKLVTNPERRVFNLLINDNPKLQANTREVTHFDMLPTMLDLIGLQVKGGRAGLGYSAIGPVRAQRPPDHVDRMAEKLLDYSATYRALWEPLPEPLPEPPADEPAPRPVTPAVPMTPPPPGSAPEATPLVR, encoded by the coding sequence ATGCGCGTAGGAAAACCGATCAGATTCCTGGCCATCCTGGCCGGTTGTCTGCTGTACGCGATTCCCCGCTGGCTGCACGAGGAGTTCGGCCGAGTCAGCATCGACCAGGTCCTCTACCACCTGCGCTTCGGTTCGGAAGGGGTGCTCAGCAGCGACCCCGAGATCATCCACCGCTTCCTGTGGAGCGGGCTGGCGCTGCCGCTCGGACTCGCCCTGCTGCTGTGGGGGCTGGACGCCTGGGTGCGCTACCTGCGCGCCCACCCCGAGGCCTGGCCGCGACCGTGGCTGCGCCTCGCCTGGCAGCGGCTGCTGGCGATGCTGCGCCACGCCGCCCATCACACCCTGCCGCGGATCGTGCCGCTGGTCGTGCTCGGCGCCGGCGTCGCCTTCTTCGTCGACAGCTTCTCGGTGGCGCGCTACGTGCGCGGTCATTTCGGCGAGGACTACTTCGCCGACGCGTATGTGGATCCGGCGCGGATCACCTTCGAGCGCGGGCGCAAGCCGCCCAAGAGCCTGGTGCTGATCTACGTCGAGAGCCTGGAGAACACCTACTCCGACCCGGCGCTGTTCGGCCGCGACCTGCTGCAGCGCCTGAATGCGCTGAAGGCGCTGCCCGGCGTGGTGTCCTTCGACAGCTACCGCGAGCTCATGGGCGCGCACTTCACGATCGCCAGCCTGGTGTCCACCCAGTGCGGCGTGCCGCTGAAGTCGGTGGCGATGTTCAGCGGCAACGACGTCGGCGAGAAGGTGGAGCGCTACCTGCCGCGCGCGAGCTGCCTGGGCGACATCCTCGCCGCGCGCGGCTATCGCAACGTGTTCCTCAACGGCTCCAGCCTGGCCTTCGCCGGCGTCGGCAAGTTCTTCAGCGACCACCGCTACGACCGGGTGATGGGGCGCGAGGAGTGGATCGCCGCGGGCGAGCCTCCCGGGGGCATGAGCGGCTGGGGCCTGCGCGACGACGCGCTGTTCCGGCGCGCGCGCGGCGAGCTCGACCAGCTGATGAAGTCGCGCAAGCCCTTCAACCTGACCGTGCTCACCATCGACACCCACCACCCCTACGGCCACCTGTCGCCCGAATGCGCGCGCCGCGGCCATCAGGATTTCGAGGGCATCGTCGAATGCACGGCGGACCTGGTGGCGGAGTTCGTCGAGTACATCATCGCCCGTGGCTGGCTGAACCGCGTCGCGATCGTGGTCCAGGGGGACCACCTGGCGATGGGCAACACCTCCTACGGCAAGCTGGTGACCAACCCCGAGCGCCGGGTCTTCAACCTGCTGATCAATGACAACCCGAAGCTTCAGGCCAACACCCGCGAAGTGACCCACTTCGACATGCTGCCGACCATGCTCGACCTCATCGGCCTGCAGGTGAAGGGCGGTCGCGCCGGGCTCGGCTATTCGGCGATCGGTCCGGTGCGCGCGCAGCGTCCGCCGGATCACGTCGACCGCATGGCGGAGAAGCTGCTCGACTACAGTGCCACCTACCGCGCGCTGTGGGAGCCGTTGCCCGAGCCGCTGCCGGAGCCGCCTGCCGACGAGCCCGCGCCGCGCCCTGTCACCCCGGCCGTGCCCATGACCCCGCCGCCCCCTGGCTCCGCGCCCGAGGCCACGCCGCTGGTGCGTTGA
- a CDS encoding 2-hydroxymuconic semialdehyde dehydrogenase, whose product MKEIKNFINGEYVTNVSGKTYENRNPVDNSLIGMVYEAGKPEVDAAVAAAKAALKGPWGKLSVVERCNMLDAVVDEINRRFDDFLQAEIADTGKPAHLASHIDIPRGAANFKIFTDTIKNVSTESFEMRTPDGKTARSYGVRTPRGVIAIVCPWNLPLLLMTWKAGPALACGNTVVVKPSEATPLTATLLGEVMNKVGLPKGVYNVVNGFGVDSAGAFLTAHPDVNGITFTGETKTGTAIMKAGADGIRPVSLELGGKNAAVVFADCDFDNTIATLTRSCFENAGQVCLGTERVYVQRPIFDKVVAAMKEQAEKMKPGRPFDPDTRIGPLVSKIHQKKVLGMYAKAKEEGANIVFGGGIPDMPEELKDGCWVQPTIWTGLPETATVVTEEIFGPCCHIQPFDTEEEVLNMVNANRYGLATSVHTQDISRAMRMANSIEVGLCWINSWFLRDLRTPFGGSKQSGIGREGGVHSLEFYTELRNVMIKY is encoded by the coding sequence ATGAAAGAAATCAAGAACTTCATCAACGGCGAGTACGTCACCAACGTCAGCGGCAAGACCTACGAGAACCGCAACCCGGTCGACAACTCGCTGATCGGCATGGTGTACGAAGCCGGCAAGCCGGAAGTCGACGCCGCCGTCGCCGCCGCCAAGGCCGCGCTCAAGGGCCCCTGGGGCAAGCTCTCGGTGGTCGAGCGCTGCAACATGCTCGACGCCGTGGTCGATGAGATCAACCGCCGCTTCGACGACTTCCTGCAGGCCGAGATCGCCGACACCGGCAAGCCGGCCCACCTCGCCTCGCACATCGACATCCCGCGCGGCGCGGCGAACTTCAAGATCTTCACCGACACCATCAAGAACGTGTCGACCGAGTCCTTCGAGATGCGCACCCCGGACGGCAAGACCGCGCGCAGCTACGGCGTGCGCACCCCGCGCGGCGTGATCGCGATCGTCTGCCCGTGGAACCTGCCGCTGCTGCTGATGACCTGGAAGGCCGGCCCGGCGCTCGCCTGCGGCAACACCGTGGTCGTCAAGCCCTCCGAAGCCACGCCGCTCACCGCGACCCTGCTGGGCGAGGTGATGAACAAGGTCGGCCTGCCCAAGGGCGTGTACAACGTGGTCAACGGCTTCGGCGTGGATTCGGCCGGCGCCTTCCTGACCGCCCACCCCGACGTCAACGGCATCACCTTCACCGGCGAGACCAAGACCGGCACCGCGATCATGAAGGCCGGCGCCGACGGCATCCGCCCGGTGTCGCTGGAACTCGGCGGCAAGAACGCCGCGGTCGTCTTCGCCGACTGCGACTTCGACAACACCATCGCCACGCTGACCCGCTCCTGCTTCGAGAACGCCGGCCAGGTCTGCCTGGGCACCGAGCGCGTGTACGTCCAGCGCCCGATCTTCGACAAGGTCGTCGCCGCGATGAAGGAACAGGCCGAGAAGATGAAGCCGGGCCGCCCCTTCGACCCCGACACCAGGATCGGCCCGCTGGTCAGCAAGATTCACCAGAAGAAAGTGCTGGGCATGTACGCCAAGGCCAAGGAAGAAGGCGCCAACATCGTCTTCGGCGGCGGCATCCCCGACATGCCGGAAGAGCTGAAGGACGGCTGCTGGGTGCAGCCCACGATCTGGACCGGCCTGCCCGAGACCGCGACCGTCGTGACCGAGGAAATCTTCGGGCCCTGCTGCCACATCCAGCCCTTCGACACCGAAGAGGAAGTGCTGAACATGGTCAACGCCAACCGCTACGGCCTGGCCACCTCGGTGCACACCCAGGACATCAGCCGCGCCATGCGCATGGCCAATTCGATCGAAGTCGGCCTGTGCTGGATCAACAGCTGGTTCCTGCGCGACCTGCGCACCCCGTTCGGCGGCTCCAAGCAGTCGGGCATCGGCCGCGAGGGCGGTGTGCACTCGCTCGAGTTCTACACCGAACTCCGCAACGTGATGATCAAGTACTAA
- the dmpE gene encoding 2-oxopent-4-enoate hydratase, whose protein sequence is MDQNKINHYGDELYTALKTLTPVAPLTDRESDITIEDAYAIQLRMIQRQLDDGHTVVGKKIGVTSKVVMDMLKVNQPDFGQLLSNMVYNEGEPIVASSMIAPKAEAEVAFILKNDLMGPGVTAADVLRATDCVVPCFEIVDSRIKDWKIKIQDTVADNASCGVLVLGGVRKSPRQLDLALAGMVLSKNGDIISTSTGAAVQGSPVNAIAWLANTLGRLGIGLKAGEIILSGSQSPLVPVVAGDSLTCNVGGLGGTSVRFI, encoded by the coding sequence ATGGACCAGAACAAGATCAACCACTACGGCGACGAGCTGTACACCGCGCTCAAGACCCTGACCCCGGTCGCGCCGCTGACCGACCGCGAAAGCGACATCACCATCGAGGATGCGTACGCCATCCAGCTGCGCATGATCCAGCGCCAGCTCGACGACGGCCACACCGTGGTCGGCAAGAAGATCGGCGTCACCAGCAAGGTCGTCATGGACATGCTGAAGGTGAACCAGCCCGACTTCGGCCAGCTGCTGTCGAACATGGTCTACAACGAAGGCGAGCCGATCGTCGCCTCGTCGATGATCGCCCCCAAGGCCGAAGCCGAAGTCGCCTTCATCCTCAAGAACGACCTGATGGGGCCGGGCGTGACCGCGGCCGACGTGCTGCGCGCCACCGATTGCGTGGTGCCCTGCTTCGAAATCGTCGATTCGCGCATCAAGGATTGGAAGATCAAGATCCAGGACACCGTGGCCGACAACGCCTCGTGCGGCGTGCTGGTGCTCGGCGGCGTGCGCAAGAGCCCGCGCCAGCTCGACCTCGCGCTCGCCGGCATGGTGCTGTCCAAGAACGGCGACATCATCAGCACCTCCACCGGCGCCGCCGTCCAGGGCTCGCCGGTCAACGCCATCGCCTGGCTGGCCAACACCCTCGGCCGCCTCGGCATCGGCCTCAAGGCCGGCGAGATCATCCTCTCCGGCTCGCAATCCCCGCTCGTCCCGGTCGTCGCCGGCGACAGCCTCACCTGCAACGTCGGCGGCCTGGGCGGCACGTCGGTCCGTTTCATCTGA
- a CDS encoding urease accessory protein UreD produces the protein MNVVAEARLPAFLTDAAGWRAELRLGFQRRGGRTVLAERAHRGPLVVQRALYPEGEVVCHTILVHPPAGIAGGDRLALTLELGAQAHVLLTTPGAGKWYRSAGARGELVQRIRVAAGGVCEFLPQESLVYDGALGTLATEVDLEGDAVFIGAEMLCLGRTGSGERFTCGELALRTRIRRDGRPLWLERGVLGGGSALLDAAAGLDGAPVSASLLVAAPGCGAGLLEAWRAIEPAAGRGAVTLLPGLLVARWLGSACEPGRAWLARLWGAARPAVAGRAMQLPRIWNT, from the coding sequence ATGAATGTGGTCGCCGAAGCCCGTCTCCCTGCCTTCCTCACCGACGCCGCCGGCTGGCGTGCCGAGCTTCGTCTCGGCTTCCAGCGCCGTGGTGGGCGCACCGTGCTCGCCGAGCGCGCGCATCGCGGCCCGCTGGTCGTGCAGCGCGCGCTGTATCCGGAAGGCGAGGTGGTGTGCCACACCATCCTCGTGCATCCCCCCGCCGGCATCGCCGGCGGCGACCGCCTGGCGCTGACGCTGGAACTGGGCGCGCAGGCGCACGTGCTGCTGACCACCCCGGGTGCGGGCAAGTGGTACCGCAGCGCCGGCGCGCGTGGCGAACTGGTACAGCGCATCCGCGTCGCCGCCGGCGGGGTATGCGAGTTCCTGCCGCAGGAAAGCCTGGTCTATGACGGCGCGCTCGGCACCCTCGCCACCGAGGTCGATCTCGAAGGCGACGCGGTCTTCATCGGCGCGGAAATGCTGTGCCTGGGCCGCACCGGCTCGGGCGAGCGCTTCACCTGCGGCGAGCTCGCGCTGCGCACGCGCATCCGCCGCGACGGCAGGCCGCTGTGGCTGGAGCGCGGCGTGCTCGGCGGCGGCAGCGCGCTGCTGGATGCGGCGGCGGGCCTGGACGGCGCGCCGGTGAGCGCGAGCCTGCTGGTTGCGGCGCCGGGCTGCGGCGCGGGGCTGCTGGAGGCCTGGCGGGCGATCGAACCTGCCGCCGGCCGCGGGGCGGTGACCCTGCTGCCGGGCCTGCTGGTGGCGCGCTGGCTGGGGTCGGCGTGCGAGCCGGGGCGGGCGTGGCTGGCGCGGCTGTGGGGCGCGGCGCGTCCGGCGGTGGCGGGGCGGGCGATGCAGTTGCCGCGGATCTGGAACACCTGA
- a CDS encoding urease subunit beta, which yields MIPGEYFVADGDIELNAGRATLTVVVTNTGDRPIQVGSHYHFAETNTALDFERAAARGFRLNIAAGTAVRFEPGQSRTVELVALDGEREVYGFNGLVMGAL from the coding sequence ATGATTCCCGGAGAGTATTTCGTCGCTGACGGCGACATCGAGCTCAACGCCGGCCGCGCCACGCTGACGGTGGTGGTGACCAATACCGGGGACCGGCCGATCCAGGTTGGCTCGCACTACCACTTCGCCGAGACCAATACCGCGCTCGACTTCGAGCGCGCTGCGGCGCGCGGCTTCCGGCTCAACATCGCGGCCGGGACCGCGGTGCGCTTCGAACCCGGGCAGTCGCGCACCGTCGAGCTGGTGGCACTGGACGGGGAGCGCGAGGTGTATGGGTTCAACGGCCTGGTCATGGGAGCACTATGA